TGAAGATAGCGTTCATAGGAAATATCGAATTTCGCAGCATCCGCACCAAGCCAACTTTCAAGATCCTCAAGCGGATTTCGCCGTTGCATATAATGCGTGGTGAGTTGCGTCGGCAGGAGATCATGCTCTGTCCCGCGCAGAGGATTTGCTGCAGATCGAACCCAATCGCTTGCGGCAATATTGGTGCCATCGATGCGGTAGCTGTAGGTTTGTGACGCCCGTTCGGCCGGATGAAGTTTCAGATTGAGGCGCTCGATCATGGTTTGCACGCGGGCATACATCGCGCCGACCTCTGATCCACCGGCTTCGGGACGGCCCGGGACATCATCTTGCGTGAAAATACGGCCGCCAATGCGATTGCTGGCCTCAAGCACGGTGACCGCTGCGCCGCTTTCCTCGAGGATCATGGCGGCCTGCAAGCCGGACAGCCCGGCTCCGATCACGATCACATCGCTACGATTGGCCGCCCACAACGCGCGGGGCGCTGCCAGGGTCAATAAACCACCGCCAAGCAAGCCAAGTGCACCGCGGCGCGAAATCAAGAACGAGGAAGGTGGATTTGTCGCGCTTGTCGAGACAGGTTTTCTGGTTTGCCTGATGCTCATACTTTCCTCCGCTAGCAAACATTTTCTTAATTGTATTTAGATCATGACCTTATGATAAATATACATTTTGGGGAAATAAAAAAGAGACAACGACTGTTGAAAACTTTCCTGATCACTCAGCCCGAAATCGCATGAATTTTGCCCGAATGCGCACCATTATTGCAAATGCCGGGTGCGCTGAAATCTGCTATGATCCTCAACCTATGCGCGGCCGCGGCCGGACGTTTGGATCTTACGCAGCAGGAGGGCTCATGCTTCGTCTCCCATCATTCGTTTCCTGTCTGGCTTTAACATTGGTCGCAAGTTCGACAGTCGCGGCGCCGTTGCAAACCAGTCAACTGCCGCGCGATATCCGGCCGGATCATTATGATCTGACGCTCACGCCGGACGCGCAAAATCTCAGCTTCACCGGTCAGGTCGGCATTGATTTCGAAGTGCTGACACCGACGCCACGGGTTGTGCTTAATGCGGCGGATCTGGAGATTGTGACGGCGACCCTTGCCGGACGGCGGGGTTTCGCCGCGCCGAAGATCACGCTCGATACGGCGGCACAGACAGCGACCTTTGAATTTACAAAAGCTCTTCCTGTCGGGCGCTATCGCCTCGATATCAGTTACAAGGGCAAGATCGGCACCCAGGCGACGGGGCTTTTCGCGCTGGATTATGACGAGGCGTCCGGCAAGCGCCGCGCGCTTTATACGCAGTTCGAAGACAGTTACGCCCGCTACGTTCTGCCCTCCTGGGATGAGCCGTTCTACAAGGCGACCTTCAGCGTCAAGGCCGATGTACCAGCGGGCGAGATGGCGGTCAGCAATATGCCGGTCGCGTCGGAAACAGCTGAAAAATCCGGGCGCAAGCTTGTGTCCTTCGCCACCTCGCCGAAAATGTCCACCTATCTTCTGTTCTTCGGCCTGGGCGAGTTTGAACGGGCGACCCGTAAGATCCGTAATGTGGAAGTGGGCGTGATTGCCAAAAAGGGCGATATCGACAAGGCGGGCTATGCCCTTGATTCCGCAGCGCAGATTCTGCCCTGGCTCGATGATTATTTTGCCGTGCCTTATCCGCTGCCAAAGCTCGATAACATCGCAGCCCCCGGCCGCAGTCAGTTTTTCAGCGCCATGGAAAACTGGGGCGCCATCTTTACCTTTGAAAATACTTTGCTGTTCGATCCGGCCATTTCAAGCGAAAGCGACAAGCAGCGCATTTTCGTCGTTGAAGCCCATGAGATGGCGCATCAATGGTTCGGCAATCTGGTGACCATGGCCTGGTGGGACGATCTGTGGCTGAACGAAGGCTTCGCCTCCTGGATGGAGGGCCGGGTGACCGAACATTTCCATCCCGAATGGGATCCGGCGCTTGACGCCGTCAACAGCCGCGATGCCGCCATGAGCCTGGATGCCCTCGCGTCAACCCATCCGGTGGTGCAGAAGATCGAAACCGTGGCCCAGATCAGTCAGGCCTTCGACGCGATCACCTACCAGAAGGGCCAGGCGGTGATCGGCATGCTTGAAGCCTATACGGGGACCGAGGCCTGGCGCGCGGGCGTGCGCAAATACATCAAGGCCAACAGCTACGGCAATACGGTCAGCGACGATCTCTGGGCTGCGGTGGAGGCGGCGGCAGGCAAGCCGGTGACCGCAATCGCACATGATTTCACCCTGCAACCGGGGGTGCCGCTGATCCGGGTGGAGAGCGCCGCCTGCAAAAATGGCCAGACCGAACTCATGCTCAGCCAGGGCGAATATACCAAGGACCGGCCGAACAAGACGCCGCTTGGCTGGCATGTGCCGGTGCTCGCGCGCGGTCTTGACGCCGCAACGCCGGTGGCCGCGCTGGTCGTGGGCGGACGGGCCGAGATGACGGTGCCGGGCTGCGCGCCCGTGGTGGTCAATGCCGGACAAAGCGGCTATTACCGCACGCTCTATACGCCGGGGCTGTTCAAGACCCTGGCCGCGAATTTCGCCAGGCTTGCCCCCGCCGATCAGATGGGGCTGCTGAGCGACAGCAGCAATCTCGGGCTGGCGGGCCTACAGCCGCCATCCGATGTGTTCGACCTGCTGCGTGCTATTCCGGCCGATGCCAAGCCCCATGTCTGGAGCCGCGCGGCCAGCCTCGTGCAAAGTTTTTATGATTATGGCGAGGGTAATGCGGGGCAACAGGCGGCGCTGCGCAAGTTCGCCGGACAGTATCTGCGCCCGGTCCTCGACAGGCTTGGCTGGACCCCGCGCGCGGGCGAGCCGGATACGGTGGCTATTTTGCGTGGGGATCTCATCACCACGCTCGGCCGTGTCGGCGATCCGGTGGTGATTGCCGAAGCCCGGCGGCGGTTCGCGGCGCGGGTCAGTGATCCGGCGGCCATCCCACCCTCGCTGCGGCGGACGATTTTGCGGGTGGTGGCGCTCCATGCCGATCAGGCCACCTGGACCGCCATTCATGAGGCTGCCGCCCAGGAAACCTCGGCCCTGATCCGTCCGGAACTTTATAATCTTCTCGCCGTGGCAAAGGACGAGACCCTGACACGGCAAGCCCTCGCACTCGCCATGACCGATGAGCCCGGGGTCACCACCGGCGCCAGCATGATCCGCTGGGCGGCGGCGGAACATCCCGATCTCGTGTTCGACTTCGCCGTAGCCAATAAGGACGCTGTTAATGCCAAGGTCGATGTGTCGGCGCGGACGCGCTTCATTCCGTCGCTTGGTGCCGGGTCATCCGATCCGGCCATGATAGCCAAGCTGCGGAGTTATGGGGAGGCGAACATCCCGGCTGACGCCCAGCAATCGGTCAAGACGGCTATCGCAGCGGTGGCCTACCGCATCGACGTCCGCAAGACCCGCATGCCGGTGATCGCGGCCTGGCTTGCCCGCAACAAGTTTTAAGTCATAAAAAAAACGCCGCCGCTGGGACTGACCGGCGGCGGCGTTTTCTATTTGGAGACTGTTATTCGCTCCAGGCCTTCACGGTCTGGCCGCCCTTCATGACGAATTTGACGTGCTCAAGCTCGGTCACGTCCTTGAGCGGATCGCCACTGACGGCGATGAGATCGGCAAAGCGGCCGCTTTGGACCGAGCCCACACGGTCGCTTGCCCCCAAAAGATCGGCGGCATTGACGGTGGCGGCCTTGATGGCTTCCATTGGCGTCAGTCCGGCCTTTACCAGCAGAATGAACTCACCGGCGTTCTTGCCATGGGGCGACAGCGCCGTGTCTGTGCCAAAGGCGATCTTCACGCCAGCCTTATGCGCCTCGCCAAGTTGACGCAGGGTTTGCGGCGCCACCTGCAGAGCCTTGGCGGCGGAGGACGGGTTCAGCTGCTCCGGATGCAGGCGGGCGACTTCGGACACCACATAGGCCACCTGCAAGGTCGGAACCATATAGGTGCCGTACTGCTTATAAAGCTTGTAGCTTTCCGCATCGCTGTAGGAGCTGTGTTCGATGGAATCGACCCCAAGACGCACGGCGGCATCGATGGCTTTCTTGCCATGGGCATGGGCCGCGACTTTCATGCCAAGCTCATGGGCAGTGTCGACCACTGCCTTGATTTCCTCGTCGGTCATCATCTTGGCGCTCGGATCGTCGCCGATGCTGAGCACGCCGCCGCTTGGCATGATCTTGATGAGGTCGGCGCCCTGCTGATGCAGGCGGCGCACGGCTTTCCGCGCTTCATCGGGGCCGTCGATCACGCCGTCGGTCCAATGGGGATGGGACAGCTCGCTATCCATGCCGTTCCGACCGTCGCTGTGGCCGCCGGTGGGCCCAAGCGCCGCGCCTGCAACCCACATGCGCGGGCCGGGGATGGTCCCTTCATTGATGGCGCGTTTGAGGGCGACGCCGACGCCGGTGTCCGAGCCCACGTCGCGCACGGTGGTGAACCCGGCTTCAAGCGTGCGGCGGGCATATCCGGTGGCACTGATGGCGGAATCGAGATTGCTGTGGGTGACCCGTTCGGCCACCGGGTTCTTGCCCGACGACTGGAAGGTTATATGATCATGCATGTCGATCAGGCCGGGCAGCACGGTCGCCTGCGACAGGTCCACGATCTCGACGCCATCAGGACGCAGGAAGCCCTTTTCCACGCTGATGATACGATCATCCTTGATGATGATGGAGACTTGCGTCTGCGCATCCTTGGAGACCCCGTCGATCAGCCGGCCGGCATGCACGACCACGTCCTTGGCCATGGCGGCGGTTGACAACAGCGCAAGGGCGGTGGCGGACAGCAGGATCTGTTTGGCGGATGGTGTACGCATTGTTTTTACACTCCTGTGGATAGTCAGTTGGCAGGCCAGGACTTGACGGTTTTGCCGCCTTTCATAACGAATTTGACGCGTTCAAGCTCGGTCACGTCGGTGAGGGGATCGCCGCTGACAGCGATGAGATCAGCATAGCGACCGCTTTGGACTGAACCCACACGGTCGCTCGCGCCCAGAAGATCGGCGGCATTTGTGGTTGCGGCCTTGATCGCTTCCATGGGCGTCAGGCCAGCCTTGACCAGCAGCGCGAATTCCTCGGCATTATGACCATGCGGCATGAGGGCGGCGGTATCGGTGCCGAAGGCGATTTTCACGCCGGCCTTATGGGCGTCTCCGGCCATCCGCACCATGCCCGGCGCAACTCGAAGCGCCTTGGCGGCGGCGGAGGGGTTGAACAGTTCAGGATGACTGCGGGCGAGGTCACTGCCATATTTTCCGACCAGCAAGGTCGGCACCAGATAAGTCCCGTATTGTTTATAAAGCTTATAGCTTTCGCCGTCGCTGAAGGTGCTGTGTTCAATGGAATCGACACCCATACGGATAGCGGCATCAATGGCTTTCTTGCCATGGGCATGGGCGGCGACTTTCATGCCAAGCTCATGGGCGGTATCGACCACGGCTTTGATTTCAGCGTCGGTCATCATTTTGGCGTTCGGATCGTCGCCGATGCTGAGCACGCCGCCGCTTGGCATGATTTTGATGAGATCGGTGCCTTGCTGATGCAGACGGCGCACGGTTTTGCGCGCCTCGTCCGGGCCGTCGATCACGCCGTCGCTCCAATGGGGATTTTCAAGCGCCGGATCCATGCCGTTATGGGCATCGCCATGGCCGCCGGTGGGACCAAGGGCGGCGCCCGCGACCCACAGACGCGGGCCTGGGATCGTCCCCTCGTTGATGGCGCGTTTGAGCGCGACGCCGACGCCCGTGCTTGACCCCACGTCGCGCACGCTGGTGAATCCGGCCAGCAGGACGCGATTGACATAGGTCGTGGAGGCGATAGCAGTATCAAGATCGCTGCGGGTGACGCGTTTCACGATCGGGTTGCGGCCGTCAGGCTCAAAGGTCACATGAACATGGGTATCAATGAGCCCGGGCAGAACCGTGGCTTTGGACAGGTCAACAATCTCCGCGCCGTCCGGGCGCAGAAATCCCTGTTCGACGCCGACGATGCGGTCGTCCTTGATAAGGATGGAAACCTGGGATTTCGGGGTATTGGACAGTCCATCGATCAAGCGACCGGCATGGATGACCACATCCTTGGATATGGCCGTGCCGGAAACCAGAGTGGACGCCATAACTGCAAGCGCGGTGAATCTGAGTTTCCGGATCATGGGCATATCCTTACGATGGATGATACAAAACAAGCTTGGCACTGAAAAAAGAGGGCAGGTCATTTTCCGACGACCTGCCCTTGCCAGTGGTATTTGTTAGAAGTTCTTTTTTGCGTTCAGCCCAAAGGTACGTGGCGGAGCGCTGAAGTTGATGTTGCTGCCAAACGCACTCGACGTTCTGCGGACGATGGCTTCTTTGTCGAAAAGGTTGTTTACGAAGACGTAAACACCCCAGTCGCCATCAGATCCTTCAAGACCCGTACGGGCTCCGACGAGCGTGTAGGACGGAGACCGGGTATAGTAAACATAGGTTGGCTGGTATTCCGAATAGGAAGACCCGACATAACTCACATCGCCGCGCACCATAAGATTCATGTTGTTGCCAACATCATGGGTATATTGCGTCATCAGAGTAGCCGAGAATTTGGCGACATAGGGAATGCGATCACCCTTGCGGCCAAGCGACAGCAGGTTGGCGTTCAGATTAGGATTGACCTGAGCCTTTGTCAGTTTGGCGTCACGATAGTCGCCGGTCAAACCAATCTGCCAGCCATCAAGCGGACGGGCGATGAATTCAAACTCGACACCCTTGATGCGGGCGGCGCCAGCGTTGCTGACGAAGGAAAACGCATTGTTGGCGGTCCGTCCCTGAACCTGCATGTCTTTCCAGTCGATCCAGTAACCCGTGATATTGGCCACCAGACGATTGTCGAGCCAGCTGGATTTCACGCCAGCTTCATAGTTCCACAGGCTGTCTGAATCATATGGAGTAAGAGACTCTGCCAAACCGATGACCTGGTTTGCGCCACCAGGACGGAAGCCCTGTGCAGCCTGCGCATAAAACATGACATGATCGGTTGGCTTGTAGGACAGATTGAACTTGAAGACCCAGCCGTTTTCTTTTGAGTGGGCTTCAGCAGCAGGTGTTTTAATGGCACCGATCGGAGCGAATCCGATGGTGGTCGACCCGACGATATCCTTGTTGTAGTTGAAGTAGCGCGTGCCTGCGGTAAATGTCAGCTCAGGCAGGAAATCATAAGACACTTCACCGAACAGGGCCTTTTGTTTCAAGCTATCTTCGATATAGCGGCTGGTCAGGATATTATAGGGGAAGATGCGTTCTCCGGAGATCGGATCAGACATGTATTGTGCGCTGACAATATAAGCTTTGCGCTTTTCCAGATATCCGCCGAACGTCCAGTGCAAAGCGCCTTCGCCAAGCGAACTCATGCGAAGTTCATTGGTCCAGTTGTTCACGTTCTGGGGATCATAGAACAGAACCGAAGGCGTATACATCGGCTGACCAATGTTTTTCATAAAGGTGGTGACGTCGACCGGAACTTTGGTTTCCCGGTTATAATAGGAGGTCACCGCCGTGATATTGGCAAATCCGATATCCCAGTTGGCCGTCAGGTTGTAGATTTCGGAGTTGTCCTTTGTGGACATGTCGATCGCATAAGCAGACTGATAGGGACGCGGATTATTGCCGTCCCAGCCGCCCACATAGGCATCGGTGCGCTGAATATGCACGGAGGCGTCAAGGGTCAGATTTTCCGCTGGCTTGGCCCGCAGGAGGAAGCGGCCACCCCAGGTCTTTTCGTCATTGATGTTGCTGCCAAGGATATTGCTATCCACATAGCCGTCCTGATTGTTGTAATAAAGCACGGCGCGGGCGGCCAGTTTGCCTTCGACCAGCGGCGCGTTGACCATGCCGTTGATTTTGTAGCCCATGCCGCCATGTTCGGTGTTGCTGACGGTGCCGTCCACAGCGCCTTCATATTCGGTCATGTTCGGCTTGTTGAACAGCACGCGCACGGTGCCGCTCATGGAGCCAGCGCCGTAAAGGGTGCCCTGGGGGCCACGCAGCACTTCGATGCGTTCGACGTCAAACAGGAACATATCGGGCTGGCGGGCGCCGGCGTCGTTCGAGGTGCCGGGCGAACCGGTCACCGGGGTTTCATCGTAATAAAGGCCGGTCTGGGCTTCACCCACGCCCTGTACACCGCGAATGACGAGACGGCGCTGACCCGCGCCGCCATCGACGAGCGACAGGCCGGGAACCGCCTTGACGTAATCGGAAATGCCCGTCGCGCCCATACTGGCGAGTGCGGCGCCGCTGACGGCCGAGATGGCGATCGGGGTTTCCTGCAGATTGGTCGAACGCTTGAGGGCGGTGACGATGATTTCTTCAATCGCGCCAGAGGACTGGGCCATGGCGGGCAGGGTGACAGCCGACAGCGCCGAAGCCAGCAGAATGCGTTTCAGATGTCTGGATGAGGACGAAGAACTGAGTGCGTTGATCATTATTCTCTCCCTAATGTACCTTATGTACTTTGTCTTGGGGGCGAAGACACATTCGCCCGATATAGGGACGCAGCCGCGCCAGAAACCGGAAAAAATAATTTAAAAAATAAAGGGACGCCGGCGTGGCGTCCCTTCTGTGTCATTCCCGCGAAAGGGAGGATCCAGTCTTACCCTTCACGCGCAAGCCGCCTTATTTCCCTGCGGCGATGGCATAAAGCAGATCGACGTAGAAATTCTCCATCTGCTCAAGCCCGGCAATTTTCGAGCCCGGCTTCGGGTCGATGACAATATATTCATTGGGGGCATGGGCGCCGGAGCCATGACCGACCCCGGTCATGACCATTGGCAGCTTCAGTTTTTCGGTGAAGACGTAATAGGGGGCGCTTCCGGCGGTGCGTGGTGACACGTCCACGGGCACGCCGATTTTGTTATAGGCCCCAATGGCAGCCCGCACCACCGGTGCTTCGACCGAGGTCTGGGCGGCCGGGTAGGCGCTCAGGGTGCGGATTTCGATGTCCGTGAACCCTTTGTCGTCAAGATGTTTGCGGATCAGGTCGCGGGCCCTTTCCGCCGTCTGGCCGGGGACGAGCCGGCTGTCGACCTTGGCCACGGCTTTGTGCGGCAGGATGGTTTTGGTGCCCGGTCCGCCATAACCGCTTGTCAGGCCATCGATATTAAGTGTGGTGTCAAAAAGATAATGGGCGAGGGAGTCGCGGCCGCGCCAGCCGTCGATCCAGCGCTCCATGCCATAGCCTTTCAACAAAGCAGGTTCGTTGCTTTCCCAGCCTTTGAGCATGCCATTGACAAGGCGCTGTTCCTCAAGGTTTGGCTGGCGGATGCCGTCATAATAACCGGGCACGGTGATGGTGTTGCCATCGGCCGATGTGAGGGTGGCCAGAGCCTGAGTGAGCCGCCAGGCCGGAGCATCCGAAATGGCTTTCCATGAGCTATGGATTTCGGCATTTGCCGGACCGCCATTTTTGCCGCCATGAGCCTCAAGCTCAAGATAAAGCACGCCCTTGACCCCAAGTGTCACGGTGATTTCGCCTGTAGGCGATTGTGAGCTTGCGGGGAAAATCACCCCGGACGCCGTCTTCAGCCGATCCGCGAATTTATCGATCAGTTCGGGGTAATGGGGGGAGCCAAGCTCCTCCTCGCCCTCAGCCAGCACCATGAGGTTCACCGGCAGTTTCTTGTTGACGGCGATGATCGCCTCGACGGCATTGAGGAACGTGCGCTGCGGCCCCTTCTGGTTGATCGCGCCACGCGCCATCAACACTTTGCCGAGATCATTGTCGACCAGTTCGCCGTCAAAAGCCTTGACCTTCCAGCCTTCGGCCTCGATCGGCTGGACGTCATACATCATATAAACGACCAGCGTCTTGGCCGCGCCGGCATCATAAAATCCCCAGACCCCGGGATGGCCCGAGGTCGGCACCACTTCAGCCTCCTTGAAGCCGATTTTCTTCAGGTCGTCGCGCAGCAGCTCGGCCATTTGCGTGACGCCATTGTTCTGGGCGCTGATGGACGGCTGACGGACCCAGCGGCGGAGATTTTCAAGATGTTCGGCCTTATGGGTTTTGATATAGGCGTAAACATCCTTGTGCTGGCCCTTGTAGGCCGGGATGTCCTTGGCGCTGAAGGCGTCATTGGTGGTGAAGGTGATGGCGGGGCGCTTGATCTTTGCGCTCTCGTCGGCTTTGGTCATGGGGGCGAATGCGACAGACAGGGCCATGGCGGCACAGAACAAGCTCAAAGAGCCGGGCAGTGTCAGCGGGCGGGCAATCACGCGGCTATGGTGGGCTGGCATGCAAATCTCCCTTTCAGTTTTTTCGTCTGGTTGGATCGGGTCAGATGTGAACTCTCTTTGCGAAAAACAGGTCACCACGAACTAAGACGCAAGGTTGAGGAAAACCGGAAAAAATAATCCCAGTTCAATCCGGGTCTGCGTGTTTTAAAGAGTTCGTTTTTTCAATATGTTGCCGATGATACTAAATTTGTATTTACGACCTAGTTTTTTCGGCCATACTGAACGAACGATGATAATTTGATGATGGTCAGGGCAAAAAAACACGCTCAAGCTGACAGAGCGGAAAGCCTATAAGATCGTTCACACGACGCCTCTTCAGGGGGGGACGTTCCAGTATGAACAAATATGAAGACGTAAGTCTTGCAGTGCATCAGTCGGACCACGCTTGCTCCTGCCTGCGGTGTGTTGCCGATGGGGTGGCCACGCCTCTGGTCCCGGATCTGTTCGAAGATCGCAGCCTGTTTCTCAAAACCGCCTATCAGGAATACCGCGGCAGTTTGCAAAGATATTTCGTTCGCAACCTGCGCGACAAGGAAGACGCTTCCGATCTGATGCAGGAAACATACTTGCGGCTGGCTGATTATGACGGCTTTCAAGCGATCCGCTCCTTGCGGAGTTTCCTGTTCACAACTGCGGGCAATATACTGAAGGATTACTATCGGCGGCAAAAAGTGCGCCCGCTTATTGCTTGCGATACAATCGACGAGAGCAAGTTGGCCGGAAACATGGCAAGCCCGGAAAGAATTCTTGATGGACAGCAGCGGGTGGATATGCTTAAGAACGCGTTGGAAGGATTGGACGAACGTTTCCGGACGGCTTTGATTCTTCATCGGTTCCATAAGAAAACCTATAGTGAGATCGCCGTTCATATGGACGTATCGGAGCGCACAGTGCATACCTA
The sequence above is drawn from the Govania unica genome and encodes:
- a CDS encoding M1 family metallopeptidase is translated as MLRLPSFVSCLALTLVASSTVAAPLQTSQLPRDIRPDHYDLTLTPDAQNLSFTGQVGIDFEVLTPTPRVVLNAADLEIVTATLAGRRGFAAPKITLDTAAQTATFEFTKALPVGRYRLDISYKGKIGTQATGLFALDYDEASGKRRALYTQFEDSYARYVLPSWDEPFYKATFSVKADVPAGEMAVSNMPVASETAEKSGRKLVSFATSPKMSTYLLFFGLGEFERATRKIRNVEVGVIAKKGDIDKAGYALDSAAQILPWLDDYFAVPYPLPKLDNIAAPGRSQFFSAMENWGAIFTFENTLLFDPAISSESDKQRIFVVEAHEMAHQWFGNLVTMAWWDDLWLNEGFASWMEGRVTEHFHPEWDPALDAVNSRDAAMSLDALASTHPVVQKIETVAQISQAFDAITYQKGQAVIGMLEAYTGTEAWRAGVRKYIKANSYGNTVSDDLWAAVEAAAGKPVTAIAHDFTLQPGVPLIRVESAACKNGQTELMLSQGEYTKDRPNKTPLGWHVPVLARGLDAATPVAALVVGGRAEMTVPGCAPVVVNAGQSGYYRTLYTPGLFKTLAANFARLAPADQMGLLSDSSNLGLAGLQPPSDVFDLLRAIPADAKPHVWSRAASLVQSFYDYGEGNAGQQAALRKFAGQYLRPVLDRLGWTPRAGEPDTVAILRGDLITTLGRVGDPVVIAEARRRFAARVSDPAAIPPSLRRTILRVVALHADQATWTAIHEAAAQETSALIRPELYNLLAVAKDETLTRQALALAMTDEPGVTTGASMIRWAAAEHPDLVFDFAVANKDAVNAKVDVSARTRFIPSLGAGSSDPAMIAKLRSYGEANIPADAQQSVKTAIAAVAYRIDVRKTRMPVIAAWLARNKF
- a CDS encoding metal-dependent hydrolase family protein, whose translation is MRTPSAKQILLSATALALLSTAAMAKDVVVHAGRLIDGVSKDAQTQVSIIIKDDRIISVEKGFLRPDGVEIVDLSQATVLPGLIDMHDHITFQSSGKNPVAERVTHSNLDSAISATGYARRTLEAGFTTVRDVGSDTGVGVALKRAINEGTIPGPRMWVAGAALGPTGGHSDGRNGMDSELSHPHWTDGVIDGPDEARKAVRRLHQQGADLIKIMPSGGVLSIGDDPSAKMMTDEEIKAVVDTAHELGMKVAAHAHGKKAIDAAVRLGVDSIEHSSYSDAESYKLYKQYGTYMVPTLQVAYVVSEVARLHPEQLNPSSAAKALQVAPQTLRQLGEAHKAGVKIAFGTDTALSPHGKNAGEFILLVKAGLTPMEAIKAATVNAADLLGASDRVGSVQSGRFADLIAVSGDPLKDVTELEHVKFVMKGGQTVKAWSE
- a CDS encoding metal-dependent hydrolase family protein; protein product: MPMIRKLRFTALAVMASTLVSGTAISKDVVIHAGRLIDGLSNTPKSQVSILIKDDRIVGVEQGFLRPDGAEIVDLSKATVLPGLIDTHVHVTFEPDGRNPIVKRVTRSDLDTAIASTTYVNRVLLAGFTSVRDVGSSTGVGVALKRAINEGTIPGPRLWVAGAALGPTGGHGDAHNGMDPALENPHWSDGVIDGPDEARKTVRRLHQQGTDLIKIMPSGGVLSIGDDPNAKMMTDAEIKAVVDTAHELGMKVAAHAHGKKAIDAAIRMGVDSIEHSTFSDGESYKLYKQYGTYLVPTLLVGKYGSDLARSHPELFNPSAAAKALRVAPGMVRMAGDAHKAGVKIAFGTDTAALMPHGHNAEEFALLVKAGLTPMEAIKAATTNAADLLGASDRVGSVQSGRYADLIAVSGDPLTDVTELERVKFVMKGGKTVKSWPAN
- a CDS encoding TonB-dependent receptor, with amino-acid sequence MINALSSSSSSRHLKRILLASALSAVTLPAMAQSSGAIEEIIVTALKRSTNLQETPIAISAVSGAALASMGATGISDYVKAVPGLSLVDGGAGQRRLVIRGVQGVGEAQTGLYYDETPVTGSPGTSNDAGARQPDMFLFDVERIEVLRGPQGTLYGAGSMSGTVRVLFNKPNMTEYEGAVDGTVSNTEHGGMGYKINGMVNAPLVEGKLAARAVLYYNNQDGYVDSNILGSNINDEKTWGGRFLLRAKPAENLTLDASVHIQRTDAYVGGWDGNNPRPYQSAYAIDMSTKDNSEIYNLTANWDIGFANITAVTSYYNRETKVPVDVTTFMKNIGQPMYTPSVLFYDPQNVNNWTNELRMSSLGEGALHWTFGGYLEKRKAYIVSAQYMSDPISGERIFPYNILTSRYIEDSLKQKALFGEVSYDFLPELTFTAGTRYFNYNKDIVGSTTIGFAPIGAIKTPAAEAHSKENGWVFKFNLSYKPTDHVMFYAQAAQGFRPGGANQVIGLAESLTPYDSDSLWNYEAGVKSSWLDNRLVANITGYWIDWKDMQVQGRTANNAFSFVSNAGAARIKGVEFEFIARPLDGWQIGLTGDYRDAKLTKAQVNPNLNANLLSLGRKGDRIPYVAKFSATLMTQYTHDVGNNMNLMVRGDVSYVGSSYSEYQPTYVYYTRSPSYTLVGARTGLEGSDGDWGVYVFVNNLFDKEAIVRRTSSAFGSNINFSAPPRTFGLNAKKNF
- a CDS encoding M20/M25/M40 family metallo-hydrolase, producing MPAHHSRVIARPLTLPGSLSLFCAAMALSVAFAPMTKADESAKIKRPAITFTTNDAFSAKDIPAYKGQHKDVYAYIKTHKAEHLENLRRWVRQPSISAQNNGVTQMAELLRDDLKKIGFKEAEVVPTSGHPGVWGFYDAGAAKTLVVYMMYDVQPIEAEGWKVKAFDGELVDNDLGKVLMARGAINQKGPQRTFLNAVEAIIAVNKKLPVNLMVLAEGEEELGSPHYPELIDKFADRLKTASGVIFPASSQSPTGEITVTLGVKGVLYLELEAHGGKNGGPANAEIHSSWKAISDAPAWRLTQALATLTSADGNTITVPGYYDGIRQPNLEEQRLVNGMLKGWESNEPALLKGYGMERWIDGWRGRDSLAHYLFDTTLNIDGLTSGYGGPGTKTILPHKAVAKVDSRLVPGQTAERARDLIRKHLDDKGFTDIEIRTLSAYPAAQTSVEAPVVRAAIGAYNKIGVPVDVSPRTAGSAPYYVFTEKLKLPMVMTGVGHGSGAHAPNEYIVIDPKPGSKIAGLEQMENFYVDLLYAIAAGK
- a CDS encoding RNA polymerase sigma factor, with amino-acid sequence MNKYEDVSLAVHQSDHACSCLRCVADGVATPLVPDLFEDRSLFLKTAYQEYRGSLQRYFVRNLRDKEDASDLMQETYLRLADYDGFQAIRSLRSFLFTTAGNILKDYYRRQKVRPLIACDTIDESKLAGNMASPERILDGQQRVDMLKNALEGLDERFRTALILHRFHKKTYSEIAVHMDVSERTVHTYIRTALDLLHARMRHFQ